ATACACGACACTTTGTCATGTGGGCCATATTTTGCTAGTCATTTGCTGGGCTGGGCAAGTATAGTCTATAAGGAAGTGATTTTAAAGTGCCAATACCGCACACAAAATGTTCACTGGGGGCACAATGCAAGCCTTTCCCCTTATTCATAAGAATTAAGACAATACTTATCACCATACAGTTTGATATTACTTCCAATAAGTACAATATTTATTAAACATTTCTTCAGTTTGTTACATTTTGTGCAACAAATTACAAGAGTCTGCAGCCACAAATTATATGCAGAGTATAAAGAAAAATCAGCATCTGCGATCCAAAGAACTATTATGGGATTGCAACTTCCTTTTGAATGGCAATCCCCCTCCCCTTAGTGAAATGCCCTGTTATTTCAAAAGGGGGTTACCAAAGGAGGTGCTGCTCAAGAGTCCAAACCTGCTTTGGCTGCACGCTGTTTAGTGCTGATCCCAGGTAGTGTGTTCTCTTTCCATCTCCTTAGAGCTTTACATGAAACTAGTAAATTAGATTTTATACAGATTGCCTTATGAACTTTGTGCATGGAAAAGTGACAGCCACAATTGTGCCATGGAATACAAAAACAAAGACTAAACTTCATCTTCAGAAGCCTAAACCTGACATCTAAATGTGCCAATATGATCAGAACAAAATAATGTTCAAAATTTAGCCAACCACAGGAAACAATCCGGTATAAGGAAAAGTAACAAAGATTTATACGCATTTATAAACCAGCACACAAGAGGTTTAACACATTTCTGAAAATGAAGTTAGCTTTATTGAGATCGGGGGAATAAAAAAGTCAGCATTGACCATTTACAATCTCTGACCTTTGTGGAGACGATAAGATTCTGTTGTAGTGCAGCTACATACAGTACAATTCAGGCATTTTTCAGTTGGGTTCAGATTTCAAATTCATtgttgagaaagagctgggaaggaaAGTTTTAACAGCAACCTCCACTGGACTGCTTGACTGGAGTGCTCTGAATTTTAACGTTGGATTTCTCTGCACCACCTGCTGTCGCTCCAGGACCCATTCGTTTTTTGATCTCAGCAGCCATGGTCATGAAAGATTGTTCTACATTAGTTGCATTTTTTGCACTGGTTTCCAAAAATGGAATCCCAAGAGAATCTGCAAATTCCTATAGAATAAAGACATTACTATTAGTTCTATTACCCAGATTTGGAAAagagtatgtctaatttaatttaatcaacttgacttatatgcctcccaatcccaatggaactcagggcagcttacaacagtaaatagtagatacaataaagtcaaataattagtaataagaacagtaAAAGCCATAATAAGCCCCaatgaactatccaatcaaacCCACATACACACAGAACAGTTACAAATTACACTAGATAAGATGTTACATTCATGGCTCCCAggttgccagcaaagccaggtcttcacagcctttcagaagagGAAGCATCAAAAGTAGTTTTATACAATCTCATTTAGATTTAACTATTATTAGTTTGCTTTTCATATAGCTTTTCCTTCATAAGTTCAGGGTGGGATATTCAGTCCTCATCTTTCACGTTTATGCTGACAACCTTGTCAAGAAGCTAGGCTAAGAAATTGTGGCTACCCCAAGTTCAACCAATGAGATTTCAGTAATAAAATACAGACTTGAATGCGGGCTTCCCATACTTAATTAAAcatcttaaccactataccacacTCATTCTCAGCATTATACATCCTCTAGTTTATAAATATTGCAATGGATTCAACAATACTTTTCTGTTTTTGAAGATTCAAATTGTTTAAAAGATAGGCATACCTTCGCTGTTGTATAATCTACGACTTTCTTTGTAGTCAGATCACACTTGTTTCCTACCAACAACTTGTTAACATTTTCACTGGCATAACGATCTATTTCTTGAAGCCACTGTTTTACATTATTGAACGACTCCTAaacaaaaatgaatatattaaatTAAGCTCAGCCATTTATTATAGCACATTTGGATTCTAAGACAAATGCCATTACATTTTAAAtatagtggtccctcgatcatcgcgagggttccgttccaggaccccaagcgatgatcgatttttcgcgaagtagcggtgcggaagtaaaaacaccatctgcgcgtgcgcagatggtgtttttacttccactgccgcccgcccttcgcccgccccaccccgttgctcgcgcctggggtgcgcgcgcgcttggggacaccccagctccgcttcccagctgggaagcggaggtggggtgtccccaagcgcgcgcgctttccccagcaacgcacgcgcggtggggacaccctagctccgcttcccagctgggaagcggaggtggggtgtccccaagcgcgcgcgctttccccagcaacgcgcgcgcggtggggacaccctagctccgcttcccagctgggaagcggaggtggggtgtccccaagcgcgcgcgctttccccagcaacgcgcgcgcggtggggacaccctagctccacttcccagctgggaagcggaggtggggtgtccccaagcgcacgcgctttccccagcaacgcgcgcgcgcgtggggacaccctagctccgcttcccagctgggaagcgaaagtggggtgtccccaagctcgcgagcgccgcccgcccgcccacgctgttgccggctccgcttcccagctgggaagcggagctggggtttccgcacgcgtgccgcccgccagcccacgccgttgctcgcgccgccgctggggtcttaccggggcaagaggacccagggaagcctctgcccggcggggaaactccaccatctacgcatgcgtggaagggcacgcatgcgcagatggtggagtttacttccgggttgaaaactagcgatatagccctttcgcgatgctcgaggacgcgaaactcgagggttcactgtaatccCAATAGTGCCCATCTCTCTCCTTTGCTTTACAAATCAGGAATCTCTGGCTTGAATTAAGGAAGATTTATCTGTGCCTTGAGACTCTTCTTTTATGCAAAGACACaccataaatttaaaaataaattgtggaAGCATCAGAGATGGTGGCGAGATGATTTAAAATGCAACATCTTACAAGGAGAACTAAGACTCAAGTGAGAGGATTTACAATCATCACTGAATTCCATCATCTCTTCACCTATGCTGCTATATACAACGTTGCATTTCCCTATGACTTGCTCAAGCAATACCTTCAAATGTCCAAACAGCAATATGCcgctttatagcactctctaagggttttacagagtcagcatattgcctccaacaactTACCTGATCCGTAACATCATACACAACTATGATGCCATGAGCTCCTCTGTAGTAACTGGAAGTAATTGTTCGAAATCTCTCTTGTCCTGCTGTATCCCactatggggaaaaaaatgaataataCTTAAAAGACTGCACCCATTCTGATCTGATAGCAATAGCgataagacttatatacctcctcacagtgctttatagcatctCTACGCAGtccacagtcagcatattgccctcaacaatctgggttctcattttactgatctctgaaggatggaaggctgagtcaaccttgagctgatgagacTCGAACTGTCAAACTGCTGGTAGTTGGcactcagcagaattagcctgcaaccaCTGCACTTTCAGGGCTCTTAATCATACAGATCAAAAAACTTTGGTAACACTACTATTAGTCAACTAACTATTCCGAAATACCTACTAAAGATCAGATGAAATAAAATACCCAAAACAATGAAGCAGAGTCCATTTCACTGAAATCAACTATAAAATGCGGTTGGGGATTTAATGTTAGAGTCATGGCATTACCAGGAGGCACCAGGAGGTAAAAT
This genomic window from Erythrolamprus reginae isolate rEryReg1 chromosome 1, rEryReg1.hap1, whole genome shotgun sequence contains:
- the RAB1A gene encoding ras-related protein Rab-1A; the protein is MSSMNPEYDYLFKLLLIGDSGVGKSCLLLRFADDTYTESYISTIGVDFKIRTIELDGKTIKLQIWDTAGQERFRTITSSYYRGAHGIIVVYDVTDQESFNNVKQWLQEIDRYASENVNKLLVGNKCDLTTKKVVDYTTAKEFADSLGIPFLETSAKNATNVEQSFMTMAAEIKKRMGPGATAGGAEKSNVKIQSTPVKQSSGGCC